Proteins encoded within one genomic window of Solidesulfovibrio sp.:
- a CDS encoding response regulator, with protein MTDKKAKILVVEDDDDVRRAIGLWLAGSGYAVVEAGDGQAGLDLTRREKPEAVLLDLRLPVLDGFEVLAALAREGGQPPPVIVISGQDEIAGVIQAFRMGAADYLQKPILSFDLLGHALEAVLERRMLSRAVRLAEMRYFNLVQNLPLLVFVLDASGNLAFINKFCRSLLGYSRGEALTEQDWLLTRVHPDDRQRVDELLRRSFSPRERARTEECRLLHKNGATIHALLRAIPSARAGGDGQAPAIEGIVVDITDRVELERFVVQEEKLKTLGAISAEVAHEIRNPLFSIAGFAHRLQARLPENREAAIILSEARRLEDILDRISTYLHPVDLRPRQCALNAIVSAAVDFLAPEFSARDVSAQARLAAGLPDLQLDPDLLTQVVTSLLRYAARRLPEGGQVSLTSSRHARFVHLDVAFAAAAPIPEPELVFLPFLEGEERSGLPLSHRIVKNMGGSLTFSQIAGEAVFTVQFPLGPLTEPLPPAEDPDWDGDEDDAGPAPGGGTA; from the coding sequence ATGACCGACAAAAAAGCAAAAATACTTGTGGTCGAGGACGATGACGACGTGCGCCGGGCCATCGGCCTGTGGCTGGCCGGTTCGGGCTATGCGGTCGTCGAGGCCGGGGACGGACAGGCCGGGCTCGACCTGACCCGGCGGGAAAAACCCGAGGCCGTGCTCCTGGACCTGCGCCTGCCGGTCCTCGACGGCTTCGAGGTTCTGGCCGCCCTGGCCCGCGAGGGCGGCCAGCCGCCGCCGGTGATCGTCATCTCCGGCCAGGACGAGATCGCCGGCGTCATCCAGGCCTTCCGCATGGGCGCGGCGGACTACCTGCAAAAGCCCATCCTCAGCTTCGACCTGCTGGGCCATGCCCTGGAGGCGGTCCTGGAACGGCGGATGCTGTCGCGGGCCGTGCGCCTGGCCGAGATGCGCTACTTCAACCTGGTCCAGAACCTGCCCCTGCTGGTCTTCGTCCTGGACGCCTCGGGCAACCTGGCCTTCATCAACAAGTTCTGCCGCTCGCTTCTGGGCTATTCCCGGGGCGAGGCCCTCACCGAACAGGACTGGCTGCTGACCCGGGTCCACCCCGACGACCGGCAGCGGGTGGACGAACTGTTGCGGCGAAGCTTCTCGCCCAGGGAGCGGGCCCGCACCGAGGAATGCCGGCTGCTGCACAAAAACGGGGCCACCATCCACGCCCTGCTGCGGGCCATCCCCTCGGCCCGGGCCGGCGGCGACGGCCAGGCCCCGGCCATCGAGGGCATCGTCGTGGACATCACCGACCGGGTGGAACTGGAGCGTTTCGTGGTCCAGGAGGAAAAGCTCAAAACGCTGGGCGCCATCTCGGCCGAGGTGGCCCACGAGATACGCAATCCGCTGTTTTCCATCGCCGGCTTCGCCCACCGCCTCCAGGCCAGGCTGCCCGAAAACCGCGAGGCGGCCATCATCCTGTCCGAGGCCCGGCGCCTGGAGGACATCCTCGACCGCATCAGCACCTACCTGCACCCGGTGGACCTGCGGCCGCGCCAATGCGCCTTAAACGCCATCGTGTCCGCGGCCGTGGACTTCCTGGCCCCGGAATTCTCCGCCCGGGACGTGTCCGCCCAGGCACGCCTGGCCGCCGGGCTGCCGGATCTGCAACTCGATCCGGACCTGCTCACCCAAGTGGTCACGAGCCTGCTGCGCTACGCCGCCCGCCGCCTGCCCGAAGGCGGGCAGGTGTCGCTCACCTCCTCGCGCCACGCCCGGTTCGTCCACCTCGACGTGGCCTTCGCCGCCGCCGCGCCCATCCCCGAGCCGGAGCTGGTCTTCCTGCCTTTCCTGGAGGGCGAGGAGCGCAGCGGGCTGCCGCTGTCCCACCGCATCGTGAAAAACATGGGCGGCTCCCTGACCTTTTCCCAGATCGCCGGCGAGGCCGTCTTCACGGTGCAGTTTCCGCTGGGGCCGCTGACCGAGCCCCTGCCCCCGGCCGAGGACCCGGACTGGGACGGCGACGAGGACGACGCCGGTCCGGCGCCGGGCGGGGGCACGGCGTGA
- a CDS encoding FkbM family methyltransferase: MSREAWLDRLTALPLPPAPVIVDGGANKGNVAARLLAAFPGARLEAFEPQPRLARKLSKRFADDARVRVHALALGEAPAVLSLSVMSRPTLSSLLPPTGIRDKYAGQALAVTDTLDVPVARLDAVLSRADVVKLDLQGYELPALRGATGLLRGVAAVVAEAALVPLYAGQALLPELEAFLGEFGLALDGVYECFRDGDGRIVSGDALFRRA; this comes from the coding sequence GTGAGCCGCGAGGCCTGGCTCGACCGGCTCACCGCCCTGCCCCTGCCGCCGGCGCCCGTCATCGTGGACGGCGGGGCCAACAAGGGCAATGTGGCCGCCCGGCTGCTGGCCGCCTTTCCCGGGGCGCGCCTCGAGGCCTTCGAGCCCCAGCCGCGCCTGGCCCGCAAGCTGTCCAAGCGCTTCGCCGACGACGCCCGGGTGCGCGTCCACGCCCTGGCGCTGGGCGAGGCGCCGGCCGTGCTTTCCCTTTCGGTCATGAGCCGCCCGACCCTGTCGTCGCTGCTGCCGCCCACGGGCATCCGCGACAAATACGCCGGCCAGGCCCTGGCCGTGACCGACACCCTCGACGTGCCGGTGGCCCGCCTGGACGCGGTCCTTTCCCGGGCCGACGTGGTGAAGCTCGATTTGCAGGGCTACGAGTTGCCGGCGCTTCGCGGCGCGACAGGGCTGCTTCGCGGGGTGGCGGCCGTCGTGGCCGAGGCGGCGCTCGTCCCGTTGTACGCCGGACAGGCGTTGTTGCCGGAACTGGAGGCCTTTTTGGGGGAATTCGGATTGGCCCTGGACGGGGTCTACGAATGCTTCCGGGACGGGGACGGACGGATCGTCTCCGGGGACGCGCTGTTTCGCCGCGCCTAG
- a CDS encoding P-II family nitrogen regulator, producing MKKIEVITRPYKLDEIKEKLTGIGIKGMTVSEVKGFGRQRGHTEVYRGAEYQVDFVPKVKMELIVEDGVAAEVIKTIQAAAQTGEVGDGKIFVSTIDEVIRIRTGETGNAAI from the coding sequence ATGAAGAAGATCGAAGTCATCACCCGGCCCTACAAGCTGGACGAAATCAAGGAAAAGCTCACGGGCATCGGCATCAAGGGCATGACTGTCTCCGAGGTCAAGGGCTTCGGCCGCCAGCGCGGCCACACCGAGGTCTACCGCGGGGCCGAGTACCAGGTCGATTTCGTGCCCAAGGTCAAGATGGAGCTCATCGTCGAGGACGGCGTGGCCGCCGAGGTCATCAAGACCATCCAGGCCGCCGCCCAGACCGGCGAAGTCGGCGACGGCAAGATCTTCGTGTCCACCATCGACGAGGTCATCCGCATCCGTACCGGCGAAACCGGCAACGCGGCCATCTAG
- a CDS encoding HD domain-containing protein — translation MAATDRPQSAALLVEGKALLDTALAAGQVDVAYVSALSDVYDRYFRDRLDEYRATAPVSATFALVAVGGYGRRELCPASDIDVLVVYGGEAPGDAPELARFLFFPLWDLGVDLGHGVRAIRECLDLARGDHQVLASFLDLRFLAGDLSVCEGLTAALGREVYPERGADFARWLESANEGRKTTYGDAGGMLEPNLKNGLGGLRDAHQVRWLLALDAGRDGDAATLAPELEALAGDVAFVLFSRVHLHRLCGRKNDKLYFEFQERLAEAMGFGQRGDRAGVERYLARLLRRMADIKALRLSAWPLLAGALGAIDLAAPAVPVAAGVERAPEGLRFAPGLSDAAAMEAVFDLLFACAASGLPPSHETLRRLRGLAEELSRLADVSPRTGRLLFEGLGGLMLADPTGAAMDAVMATGLLRAALPEFARVEDIVAFDIYHVHPVGRHSLEAVRLLAEMRAGGGDARARRLLAGLPRPELVFWGALLHDVGKGLGGGHAEKGAELAETMLGRLSAPPEARHAVAALVREHLLLPETATGRDLADRDVVARVASRVATVERLDMLTLLARCDGLATGPQAWTAWKESLVYDLAGKVRAVIEQGRLFGRGDARVMLATRDRLREAARGRLDPEALEKALLAMPPRYLVVETPETILAHLRLLSELDAAEAEGRRMRPSNREGGGRDVVAVANEALSGGAGFQVTVAGRHVRGLFPTVAGALALHDLSIHEADVFVWDDGVTILSLRTANPPDVLYADEVFARVARAIRYALSGKLFLAYRLARKRASLLSGPAVAGPRNPPVVSLNNRASDLFSVIEVACDDRVGLLYDIARTLHELRLETHLAKVMTPAGRVRDVFYVRGADGRRVEDPEQAGEIEAALMHRLSDDLCALH, via the coding sequence ATGGCCGCAACCGACAGGCCGCAAAGCGCCGCCCTGCTCGTCGAGGGCAAGGCCCTGCTCGACACGGCCCTGGCCGCCGGGCAGGTGGACGTGGCCTACGTGTCCGCCCTGTCCGACGTCTACGACCGTTATTTCCGCGACCGGCTGGACGAATACCGGGCCACGGCGCCCGTTTCGGCCACCTTCGCCCTGGTGGCCGTGGGCGGCTACGGCCGGCGCGAGCTGTGCCCGGCCTCGGACATCGACGTGCTGGTCGTCTACGGCGGCGAGGCCCCGGGCGACGCGCCCGAGCTGGCCCGGTTCCTGTTTTTCCCCTTGTGGGACCTGGGCGTGGACCTGGGCCACGGCGTGCGGGCCATCCGCGAATGCCTGGACCTGGCCCGGGGCGACCACCAGGTGTTGGCCTCCTTTCTCGACCTGCGGTTTTTGGCCGGCGACCTGTCGGTCTGCGAGGGCCTGACCGCCGCCCTGGGCCGGGAGGTCTATCCCGAACGGGGCGCCGATTTCGCCCGCTGGCTGGAGTCGGCCAACGAGGGCCGCAAGACGACCTACGGCGACGCCGGGGGCATGCTCGAACCCAACCTCAAAAACGGCCTGGGCGGCCTGCGCGACGCCCATCAGGTCCGCTGGCTGCTGGCCCTGGACGCCGGCCGCGACGGCGACGCGGCCACCCTCGCCCCGGAACTGGAGGCCCTGGCCGGCGACGTCGCCTTCGTGCTTTTTTCCCGGGTCCACCTGCACCGGCTGTGCGGCCGCAAAAACGACAAGCTCTATTTCGAGTTCCAGGAGCGCCTGGCCGAGGCCATGGGCTTCGGCCAGCGGGGCGACCGGGCCGGGGTGGAACGGTACCTCGCGCGACTGCTGCGCCGCATGGCCGACATCAAGGCCCTGCGCCTGTCGGCCTGGCCGCTTCTGGCCGGGGCGCTGGGGGCCATCGACCTGGCCGCCCCGGCCGTGCCCGTGGCCGCCGGCGTGGAGCGGGCGCCCGAGGGCTTGCGCTTTGCCCCGGGCCTGTCCGACGCCGCGGCCATGGAGGCCGTTTTCGACCTGCTGTTCGCCTGCGCCGCGTCCGGGCTCCCCCCGTCCCACGAGACGTTGCGCCGCTTGCGGGGCCTGGCCGAGGAGCTGTCCCGGCTGGCCGACGTGTCGCCGCGCACCGGGCGGCTGCTTTTCGAGGGCCTGGGCGGGCTCATGCTGGCCGACCCCACCGGGGCGGCCATGGACGCGGTCATGGCCACGGGGCTGTTGCGGGCGGCCTTGCCGGAATTCGCCCGGGTCGAGGACATCGTGGCCTTCGACATCTACCACGTCCATCCCGTGGGCCGGCACAGCCTGGAGGCGGTGCGCCTTCTGGCCGAAATGCGCGCCGGCGGCGGCGACGCGCGCGCCCGCCGTCTCTTGGCGGGCCTGCCCCGGCCGGAGCTCGTGTTCTGGGGGGCGCTGCTGCACGACGTGGGCAAGGGCCTGGGCGGCGGCCACGCCGAAAAGGGGGCCGAACTGGCCGAGACCATGCTCGGCCGCCTGTCCGCCCCGCCCGAGGCGCGCCATGCCGTGGCCGCGCTCGTGCGCGAACATTTGCTGCTGCCCGAGACGGCCACCGGCCGCGACCTGGCCGACCGCGACGTGGTGGCCCGGGTGGCTTCGCGCGTGGCCACGGTGGAACGGCTCGACATGCTCACGCTCCTTGCCCGCTGCGACGGCCTGGCCACCGGGCCGCAGGCCTGGACGGCCTGGAAGGAGTCCCTGGTCTACGACCTGGCCGGCAAGGTGCGCGCGGTCATCGAGCAGGGCCGGCTTTTCGGCCGGGGCGACGCCCGGGTCATGCTGGCCACCCGCGACCGGCTCCGGGAGGCGGCCCGGGGCCGCCTGGACCCCGAGGCCCTGGAGAAGGCCCTGCTGGCCATGCCGCCGCGCTACCTCGTGGTGGAGACGCCGGAAACCATCCTGGCCCACTTGCGCCTGCTTTCCGAGCTCGACGCGGCCGAGGCCGAGGGGCGCCGCATGCGGCCGAGCAACCGGGAGGGCGGCGGCCGGGACGTGGTGGCCGTGGCCAACGAGGCCCTGTCCGGCGGCGCGGGCTTCCAGGTGACCGTGGCCGGCCGCCATGTCCGGGGGCTTTTCCCGACGGTGGCCGGGGCCCTGGCCCTGCACGACCTGTCCATCCACGAGGCCGACGTGTTCGTCTGGGACGACGGCGTGACCATCCTGTCGCTGCGCACGGCCAATCCGCCCGACGTGCTCTATGCCGACGAGGTCTTCGCCCGGGTGGCCCGGGCCATCCGCTACGCGCTTTCCGGCAAGCTCTTCCTGGCCTACCGCCTGGCCCGCAAGCGGGCCTCGCTGTTGTCCGGCCCGGCCGTGGCCGGGCCGCGCAACCCGCCGGTGGTTTCCCTGAACAACCGGGCCTCGGACCTTTTTTCCGTCATCGAGGTCGCCTGCGACGACCGGGTGGGGCTGCTCTACGACATCGCCCGCACGCTGCACGAGCTGCGCCTGGAGACGCACCTGGCCAAGGTCATGACCCCGGCCGGCCGGGTGCGCGACGTGTTCTACGTGCGCGGCGCCGACGGCCGGCGCGTGGAGGACCCCGAACAGGCCGGGGAGATCGAGGCGGCGCTCATGCACCGCCTGTCCGACGACCTGTGCGCCCTGCACTGA
- a CDS encoding glycosyltransferase, whose protein sequence is MRIAVYCQHVLGMGHLFRTLAIVEALAGHERLLVLGGPPAPAGTPGGVAVVRLPQLAMDADFTRFSLSGPALEAVKADRRQRLLDALAAFRPEVFFVELYPFGRKAFECELVPAIEAVRARGCRVVSGVRDILVEKKDQAAYEARVLDRLRRFFDAVCVHADPALFPFGETFARAGEIPVPVRYTGYVAVAPGQTREAAAVRRELGVGPGRELVVASAGGGKVGSQLLAATLDACRAHPRLREAAVRVFSGPYCPDAAYAALTAAAAGLPDARVSRFAPDFADILAACDLSVSLAGYNTVMGLLAAGARGLVAPFDQNREQRLRAARLADHGLLGLLDPPELAPDRLAGRLLAALDAPKPPRAAVDLDGARGTAVALAALAGA, encoded by the coding sequence GTGAGGATCGCCGTCTATTGCCAGCACGTGCTGGGCATGGGCCATCTGTTCCGCACCCTGGCCATCGTCGAGGCCCTGGCCGGCCACGAACGCCTGCTGGTGCTCGGCGGCCCGCCCGCGCCCGCGGGGACGCCCGGCGGCGTGGCCGTGGTCCGCCTGCCGCAGTTGGCCATGGACGCGGATTTTACCAGGTTTTCCCTTTCCGGGCCGGCCCTGGAGGCGGTCAAGGCCGACCGGCGGCAACGGCTGCTGGACGCCCTGGCCGCCTTTCGCCCGGAGGTTTTTTTCGTGGAGCTCTATCCCTTCGGCAGGAAAGCCTTCGAATGCGAGCTCGTGCCGGCCATCGAGGCGGTGCGGGCGCGGGGGTGCCGGGTGGTGAGCGGCGTGCGCGACATTCTGGTCGAAAAAAAGGACCAGGCCGCCTACGAGGCCCGGGTGCTCGACCGGCTTCGGCGCTTTTTCGACGCTGTCTGCGTCCATGCCGACCCGGCGCTTTTCCCGTTTGGGGAAACCTTCGCCCGGGCCGGGGAGATTCCCGTGCCCGTGCGCTACACCGGCTACGTGGCCGTGGCGCCGGGGCAAACGCGCGAAGCGGCGGCGGTGCGCCGGGAGCTTGGCGTCGGGCCGGGCCGGGAACTGGTCGTGGCCAGCGCCGGCGGCGGCAAGGTGGGCTCGCAATTGCTGGCGGCGACACTTGACGCCTGCCGGGCCCATCCCCGGCTGCGGGAAGCGGCGGTGCGGGTGTTTTCCGGCCCGTACTGCCCGGACGCGGCCTATGCGGCCCTCACGGCGGCGGCCGCCGGCCTGCCCGACGCCCGGGTGAGCCGCTTCGCCCCGGACTTCGCCGACATCCTGGCCGCCTGCGACCTGTCGGTGAGCCTGGCCGGCTACAACACGGTCATGGGGTTGCTCGCCGCCGGGGCGCGGGGGCTGGTTGCGCCCTTCGACCAGAACCGGGAGCAGCGGCTGCGGGCGGCGCGCCTGGCCGATCACGGCCTGCTCGGGCTCCTCGACCCGCCCGAGCTTGCCCCGGACCGTTTGGCCGGCCGGCTGCTGGCCGCCCTGGACGCCCCCAAGCCGCCCCGGGCGGCGGTCGATCTGGACGGGGCGCGGGGCACGGCCGTGGCCCTGGCCGCCCTGGCCGGCGCCTGA
- a CDS encoding ammonium transporter, producing the protein MNAADTAFVLISAALVMLMTPGLALFYGGMVRGKNILGTLMHSNILLGTVSILWAIVGYSLAFGGDIGGFIGNLDFLFLKDVGQAAKEGVDNIPHLAFMIFQCMFAVITPALITGAFAERIKFSGFLLFTCLWLLLVYCPMAHWVWGGGWMGKMGALDFAGGAVVHMSSGASALAAALYLGRRRGYGKQAFIPHNLPLTILGAGLLWFGWFGFNAGSALAANGLAASAFVTTHLAAAAAAFSWIVVEWLHRGKPTTLGMASGAVAGLVVITPAAGFVEPMPAILMGLIGGALCYGGVLAKGVFKYDDSLDVVGIHGLGGTFGALATGLFATKAVNELGADGLFYGNPGQLWIQFVSVVATWAFCFVMSLILFKVVDLLVGIRVSQDDEDKGLDVSQHSEVGYQL; encoded by the coding sequence ATGAACGCGGCGGATACCGCTTTCGTGCTTATTTCGGCGGCCCTGGTCATGCTCATGACCCCGGGCCTGGCTCTGTTCTACGGCGGCATGGTCCGGGGCAAGAACATCCTCGGCACGCTCATGCACTCCAACATCCTGCTCGGCACGGTCAGCATCCTGTGGGCCATCGTCGGCTACTCCCTGGCCTTCGGCGGGGACATCGGCGGTTTCATCGGCAACCTGGACTTCCTGTTTCTCAAGGACGTGGGCCAGGCGGCCAAGGAAGGCGTGGACAACATCCCGCACCTGGCCTTCATGATCTTCCAGTGCATGTTCGCCGTCATCACGCCGGCGCTGATCACCGGCGCCTTCGCCGAGCGCATCAAATTTTCCGGTTTCCTGCTTTTCACCTGCCTGTGGCTGCTGCTGGTCTACTGTCCCATGGCCCACTGGGTCTGGGGCGGCGGCTGGATGGGCAAGATGGGCGCCCTGGACTTCGCCGGCGGCGCGGTCGTGCACATGAGCTCGGGCGCCTCGGCCCTGGCGGCCGCCCTGTATCTCGGCCGGCGCCGCGGCTACGGCAAGCAGGCGTTTATTCCGCACAACCTGCCGCTGACCATCCTCGGCGCGGGCTTGCTGTGGTTCGGCTGGTTCGGCTTCAACGCCGGCAGCGCCCTGGCCGCCAACGGCCTGGCCGCCTCGGCCTTCGTCACCACCCACCTGGCCGCCGCCGCCGCCGCCTTCAGCTGGATCGTGGTGGAGTGGCTGCACCGCGGCAAGCCCACCACGCTGGGCATGGCTTCCGGCGCCGTGGCCGGCCTGGTCGTCATCACCCCGGCGGCCGGCTTCGTCGAGCCCATGCCGGCCATCCTCATGGGCCTGATCGGCGGCGCCCTGTGCTACGGCGGCGTGCTGGCCAAGGGCGTGTTCAAGTACGACGACTCCCTGGACGTGGTCGGCATCCACGGCCTCGGCGGCACCTTCGGCGCCCTGGCCACCGGCCTTTTCGCCACCAAGGCCGTCAACGAACTCGGCGCGGACGGGCTTTTCTACGGCAACCCCGGGCAGTTGTGGATCCAGTTCGTCTCCGTGGTCGCCACCTGGGCCTTCTGCTTCGTCATGTCGCTGATCCTCTTTAAAGTCGTGGACTTGTTGGTTGGTATTCGGGTAAGCCAGGACGACGAGGACAAGGGTCTCGACGTCAGCCAGCACAGCGAAGTCGGCTATCAGCTCTAA
- a CDS encoding histidine phosphatase family protein, producing the protein MARTVFYLSRHAATVWNEQKRIQGQWDSELSPAGQAAAADLARRLAGLGFSRIVASDLGRCRATVGILNLRLRLPVTLDKRLREQHFGLWTGRYWRDVPEADRRAAEAAGWGFTPPEGESRTEVRLRAVHALTDAARAGAGKTVLVVTHQGVIKAVCYHLLGRAYLPDEAPAFDPNLPQRLVCQDGALAVDGLDVALPAPPDAA; encoded by the coding sequence ATGGCACGCACGGTGTTTTATCTTTCGCGGCACGCCGCCACGGTCTGGAACGAGCAAAAGCGCATCCAGGGGCAATGGGACAGCGAGCTGTCGCCGGCCGGCCAGGCGGCGGCCGCCGACCTGGCCCGGCGTCTGGCCGGGCTCGGCTTTTCCCGCATCGTCGCCAGCGACCTGGGCCGCTGCCGGGCCACGGTCGGCATCTTGAACCTGCGCCTGCGCCTGCCGGTGACCCTGGACAAGCGGTTGCGCGAGCAGCATTTCGGGCTGTGGACCGGCAGGTACTGGCGCGACGTGCCCGAGGCCGACCGCCGGGCCGCCGAGGCCGCCGGTTGGGGTTTCACCCCGCCCGAGGGCGAATCGCGCACCGAGGTGCGCCTGCGGGCCGTCCACGCGCTGACCGACGCCGCCCGGGCGGGCGCCGGCAAGACCGTGCTGGTCGTGACCCACCAGGGCGTGATCAAGGCCGTGTGCTACCATTTGCTCGGCCGGGCCTACCTGCCCGACGAAGCCCCGGCCTTCGACCCCAACCTGCCCCAGCGTCTCGTCTGCCAGGACGGGGCGCTCGCCGTGGACGGCCTGGACGTGGCCCTGCCCGCGCCCCCGGACGCCGCGTGA